The following coding sequences lie in one Symbiobacterium terraclitae genomic window:
- a CDS encoding DnaD domain-containing protein, which yields MALGPLGPGEFGFVEALMKRGFINIPRMLFDYTLDLGLDYDRIGKVFAVLACVGGPGESAFGSYTVTRRGLPRDFDQVRTLVLQLQEDMITRCDKVTENEITFSFGPLFARLRAVWEEYRQEHEKEAARRGPHPAVALAEELLGRPLSARDVREILDWVDELGFTVEMVEQVLREGLRQGVTRMSYLSAIAREWAQADLQTPEQVAAYLQEHQKTAARYRQATQALGIKRPLTAAEQAMIERWYGEWGFSDEVVLQACELATGAKSPLQYTNKVLESWMQEGIRTVADLDKLMEQKRRTAAAGVEPRRTTRGGRRTPSQSNVILKREKKDDSYYDDVFKRYD from the coding sequence ATGGCGCTCGGACCCTTGGGGCCGGGTGAATTCGGCTTTGTCGAGGCGCTGATGAAGCGGGGCTTCATCAACATCCCCCGAATGCTGTTTGACTACACCCTCGATCTCGGTCTCGATTACGACCGGATCGGCAAGGTGTTCGCCGTCCTGGCCTGCGTGGGGGGGCCGGGCGAGAGCGCGTTTGGCTCGTATACCGTCACGCGGCGCGGCCTGCCCCGTGACTTCGACCAGGTGCGCACCCTGGTGCTCCAGCTGCAGGAGGACATGATCACCCGCTGCGACAAGGTGACGGAGAACGAGATCACCTTCTCCTTCGGGCCGCTGTTCGCGCGCCTGCGCGCGGTGTGGGAGGAGTACCGGCAGGAGCATGAGAAGGAGGCGGCCCGCCGGGGGCCGCATCCCGCGGTGGCCCTGGCCGAGGAGCTTCTGGGGCGGCCGCTCTCGGCGCGCGACGTGCGCGAGATCCTCGACTGGGTGGACGAGCTCGGGTTCACCGTCGAGATGGTGGAGCAGGTGCTGCGGGAGGGCCTCCGCCAGGGGGTCACCCGGATGAGCTACCTGAGCGCCATCGCGCGCGAGTGGGCGCAGGCCGACCTGCAGACGCCGGAGCAGGTGGCGGCCTACCTGCAGGAGCACCAGAAGACCGCGGCCCGCTACCGCCAGGCCACGCAGGCCCTTGGCATCAAGCGGCCGCTGACGGCGGCGGAGCAGGCGATGATCGAGCGCTGGTACGGCGAGTGGGGCTTCAGTGACGAGGTGGTCCTGCAGGCGTGTGAACTGGCAACGGGGGCGAAGAGCCCGCTCCAGTACACCAACAAGGTGCTGGAGAGCTGGATGCAGGAGGGGATCCGCACCGTCGCGGACCTGGACAAGCTCATGGAGCAGAAGCGGCGCACCGCGGCGGCCGGGGTTGAGCCCAGGCGTACGACCCGCGGCGGCCGCCGGACTCCCAGCCAGTCCAACGTCATTCTGAAGCGCGAGAAGAAGGATGATAGCTACTATGATGACGTCTTTAAGCGCTATGACTAG
- a CDS encoding ATP-binding protein: MRRREARIRQLEQERDEREARIFQLFPRLAEIKEVQAEIGLDLARLYLNRPTRFRMTFDELREWSVRLSREREALLRQHGIDPHELEVHWDCPACRNTGWIREAAGGDEVSPPRKCACLIQEEIEDLYRAAGLTGPLREQTFDRFDLTVYPPEHRKHNAGVLEDCRRFAESVASGTARGSLLLQGPVGLGKTFLACAIGNRVIAAGKTVGYFTLSEFIDLVRSQKFDEDRSSAIQPLLEADLIILDDLGAEKVTDFVAQELFNLINLRLNRQLPMVASTNLLPTELEDTYGERIASRLLYGFEALTLKGNDVRRVLRKRASGGAR; the protein is encoded by the coding sequence ATGCGGCGGCGAGAGGCGCGCATCCGGCAGCTGGAGCAGGAGCGGGACGAGCGGGAGGCGCGGATCTTCCAGCTCTTCCCCAGGCTGGCGGAGATCAAGGAGGTGCAGGCCGAGATCGGCCTCGACCTCGCCCGGCTCTACCTGAACCGGCCCACGCGCTTTCGGATGACCTTCGACGAACTGCGCGAGTGGTCCGTGCGGCTCTCCCGGGAGCGGGAGGCGCTCCTGCGCCAGCACGGGATCGACCCGCACGAACTGGAGGTGCACTGGGACTGCCCGGCCTGCCGGAACACCGGGTGGATCCGGGAGGCCGCCGGCGGTGACGAGGTCTCCCCGCCCCGCAAGTGCGCCTGCCTGATCCAGGAGGAGATCGAGGATCTCTACCGGGCCGCCGGCCTGACCGGCCCCCTGCGGGAGCAGACCTTCGACCGCTTCGACCTCACCGTCTACCCGCCGGAGCACCGGAAGCACAACGCCGGCGTCCTGGAGGACTGCCGCCGGTTTGCGGAGAGCGTGGCGAGCGGCACCGCAAGGGGCTCGCTGCTCCTGCAGGGCCCGGTCGGACTGGGGAAGACCTTCCTGGCCTGCGCCATCGGCAACCGGGTCATCGCCGCGGGCAAGACGGTGGGCTACTTCACCCTGTCGGAGTTCATCGACCTGGTCCGTTCGCAGAAGTTCGACGAGGACCGGAGCAGCGCCATACAGCCGCTGCTTGAGGCTGACCTGATCATCCTGGACGACCTGGGCGCCGAGAAGGTGACCGACTTCGTGGCGCAGGAGCTGTTCAACCTGATCAACCTCCGGCTCAACCGGCAGCTGCCGATGGTGGCCTCGACGAACCTGCTGCCCACCGAGCTCGAGGACACCTACGGCGAGCGCATCGCCTCGCGCCTGCTGTACGGCTTCGAGGCCCTCACGCTGAAGGGAAACGACGTCCGCAGGGTACTGCGCAAGCGGGCCAGCGGAGGGGCGCGCTGA
- a CDS encoding aminotransferase class I/II-fold pyridoxal phosphate-dependent enzyme codes for MAEEQRRAPLFEALQAYARKVRAPLHVPGHKMGRAAPPEWRAFLGESGLAIDQTEAPGLDDLHAPEGVIAEAQELAAAAFGAWRSYFLVGGTTAGLHALILAACEPGTAIAVPRHAHRSVLGALILAGLRPHWVRVAFDPELGLATGADRGSLQEALQGAAAAVLVHPTYYGIAAALEAEIGLVHGAGLPVLVDEAHGTHFAFHPDLPPSALSLGADGVVQSVHKTGGSLTQSSLCHLGRGSRLTPARVAEMLRLVQTTSPSYLLMASLDVARRALALEGRAAWERALVLAEEARRRVEAIPGLRVRPTDDPTKLLIDVRRRSISGFRAAEWLWDEAGVAVEAAGLTYLLAVLTPGDTMETVDTLAAALSRLPSDEGVPALPPEPPWPEVVMTPRAAYLGPKRAVPLEEAVGRIAAELVAPYPPGIPVVAPGERLTRDVVDYLGHAARSGWHLQGPADPRLRSIQVVEE; via the coding sequence ATGGCAGAGGAGCAACGGCGCGCCCCACTGTTCGAGGCGCTGCAGGCCTACGCCCGCAAGGTGCGGGCTCCGCTGCACGTGCCCGGACATAAAATGGGGCGGGCGGCTCCCCCGGAGTGGCGGGCATTCCTGGGGGAGAGCGGCCTGGCGATCGACCAGACGGAGGCGCCGGGGCTGGATGACCTGCACGCACCCGAGGGCGTGATCGCTGAGGCTCAGGAGCTCGCGGCGGCGGCCTTCGGGGCCTGGCGGAGCTACTTCCTGGTGGGCGGCACCACCGCCGGCCTGCACGCCTTGATCCTGGCCGCCTGCGAGCCGGGGACGGCAATCGCCGTGCCCCGCCACGCCCACCGCTCGGTGCTGGGCGCGCTCATCCTGGCCGGCCTGCGCCCGCACTGGGTGCGGGTGGCGTTCGACCCCGAATTGGGGCTGGCCACCGGCGCAGACCGCGGGTCGCTGCAGGAGGCTCTGCAGGGGGCGGCCGCGGCCGTGCTTGTCCACCCCACCTACTACGGCATCGCAGCGGCTTTGGAGGCCGAGATCGGCCTTGTCCACGGGGCCGGCCTGCCCGTGCTGGTGGACGAGGCCCACGGCACCCACTTCGCCTTCCATCCCGACCTGCCGCCCTCGGCGCTCTCCCTGGGAGCGGACGGGGTCGTGCAGTCGGTGCACAAGACGGGCGGGAGCCTCACCCAGTCCTCGCTCTGCCACCTGGGCCGCGGGAGCAGGCTCACGCCCGCCCGGGTCGCGGAGATGCTGCGGCTGGTGCAGACCACCAGCCCGTCCTACCTGCTGATGGCCTCGCTGGACGTTGCCCGGCGCGCGCTGGCACTCGAGGGCCGTGCGGCCTGGGAGCGGGCGCTGGTCCTGGCCGAAGAGGCTCGCCGGCGCGTCGAGGCCATCCCCGGGCTCAGGGTCCGCCCCACGGACGACCCCACCAAGCTGCTGATCGACGTGCGCCGCCGCTCCATCTCCGGGTTCCGGGCGGCGGAGTGGCTGTGGGACGAGGCAGGGGTGGCCGTCGAGGCCGCGGGGCTGACCTACCTGCTGGCCGTGCTGACCCCCGGCGATACGATGGAGACTGTGGACACCCTGGCGGCAGCGCTGTCCCGGCTGCCCTCGGACGAGGGTGTGCCGGCCCTGCCGCCCGAGCCGCCCTGGCCGGAGGTGGTCATGACGCCGCGGGCGGCCTACCTGGGCCCCAAGCGGGCCGTGCCGCTTGAGGAGGCGGTGGGACGGATCGCTGCCGAGCTGGTCGCGCCCTATCCCCCCGGCATTCCCGTGGTGGCGCCGGGCGAGCGGCTCACCCGCGACGTGGTGGACTACCTCGGGCACGCCGCCCGGTCCGGCTGGCACCTCCAGGGCCCCGCAGATCCCCGTCTTCGCAGCATTCAGGTCGTGGAGGAGTGA
- the tmk gene encoding dTMP kinase, which produces MSVFITFEGVDGSGKSTQLRLLLAYLTECGIPHVFTREPGGTPIAEQIREVLLSPRNRGMSVITEALLFAAGRAEHVSRTIRPALEAGKVVICDRYVDSSLVYQGVAGGLPLEFLEQINQMATGALRPHRTIVLDLAPDAAMARLKAGGMDRIEEKALEYHELVRQGYLELARAEPRRVKVVDASRSVEEVQAQIRTLVDEVLPRRFVGERSTS; this is translated from the coding sequence GTGTCCGTCTTCATCACCTTTGAGGGCGTCGACGGTTCGGGCAAGTCCACGCAGCTCCGGCTGCTCCTGGCGTACCTGACCGAGTGCGGCATCCCCCATGTGTTCACCCGAGAGCCCGGAGGCACGCCGATCGCGGAGCAGATCCGGGAGGTGCTGCTGTCGCCGCGCAACCGGGGGATGTCGGTGATCACCGAGGCCCTGTTGTTCGCCGCCGGACGGGCGGAGCACGTCAGCCGCACCATCCGCCCGGCGCTGGAGGCGGGCAAGGTGGTCATCTGCGACCGGTACGTGGACTCGTCGCTGGTCTACCAGGGGGTGGCCGGCGGTTTGCCCCTGGAGTTTCTGGAGCAGATTAACCAGATGGCGACCGGGGCGCTGCGCCCGCACCGCACCATCGTGCTGGATCTGGCCCCAGATGCGGCCATGGCACGGCTGAAGGCGGGCGGGATGGACCGCATCGAGGAGAAGGCGCTCGAGTACCATGAGCTTGTGCGCCAGGGCTACCTCGAGCTCGCCCGCGCGGAGCCCCGGCGGGTCAAGGTCGTGGACGCCTCCCGCAGCGTGGAGGAGGTGCAGGCTCAGATTCGGACCCTCGTCGACGAGGTACTCCCCCGCCGTTTCGTAGGGGAGCGCTCCACATCCTGA
- a CDS encoding cyclic-di-AMP receptor, producing MKLVIAVIQDKDTHRLLTALTQEGFRATKLSSTGGFLREGNTTLLIGVEDERAERVLRIIQNTCRSREQLVTPLSPMGGPADSYIPYPVEITVGGATIFVLDVERFEQY from the coding sequence GTGAAACTGGTGATTGCCGTGATTCAGGACAAGGATACGCACCGGCTGCTGACGGCGCTGACCCAGGAAGGGTTCAGGGCCACCAAGCTCAGCTCCACCGGCGGATTCCTCAGGGAGGGAAACACCACCCTCCTGATCGGCGTCGAGGATGAGCGGGCCGAGCGGGTCCTGCGCATCATACAGAACACCTGCCGGTCCCGGGAGCAGCTGGTCACGCCGCTCTCGCCGATGGGCGGCCCGGCGGACTCGTACATCCCCTATCCGGTGGAGATCACCGTGGGCGGCGCCACCATCTTCGTGCTCGACGTGGAGCGCTTCGAGCAGTACTAG